The following are encoded together in the Gadus chalcogrammus isolate NIFS_2021 chromosome 2, NIFS_Gcha_1.0, whole genome shotgun sequence genome:
- the cdc42ep1b gene encoding cdc42 effector protein 1b: MSMAKIPGFKGLALGSQSRRNFKSDLSVDMISPPLADFRHTMHVGRGGEVFGDTSFLSNHGGRREEPAGSPDSATGFFTRTFRHVRRNPEPRLRGGSRELSSPPPPSISPIIKNAVSLPQLNLDLHNGGLQRALFPSSASSNEGYYRYGLQSGFVTLPRLSRLDREFPEGNIRKSSLADSGGRATPTLSDSLTDFTDFTFDLGPSLMSEILSLIDSPRGLSGGGLEAEGRGDEEEEKEEEEEDDRSSSVLQMTLESPPSSLTPTSTRGSSRTSVWTERGEASAGSGGDPARTPPDASCRSPQGAEPAMEAERFQRASSVLSRHYGGGSFSHRDDASQPPHGLRTAVSFSGRRTSPRASGEDDEIKL, translated from the exons atgagCATGGCGAAGATTCCGGGCTTCAAGGGCCTAGCGTTGGGCTCCCAGAGCCGGCGCAACTTCAAGAGCGACCTCTCCGTGGACATGATCAGCCCGCCGCTCGCCGACTTCCGGCACACCATGCACGTGGGCCGGGGCGGGGAGGTGTTCGGGGACACCTCCTTCCTCAGTAACCACGGCGGCCGCAGGGAGGAGCCCGCGGGGAGCCCCGACTCCGCCACCGGATTTTTCACCCGCACGTTCCGCCACGTCCGCCGGAACCCGGAGCCGCGGCTGCGGGGGGGCTCCCGGGAGCtgtcctcgccgccgccgccgtccatCTCGCCCATCATCAAGAACGCCGTCTCGCTGCCCCAGCTGAACCTGGACCTGCACAACGGCGGCCTGCAGAGGGCGCTGTTCCCCAGCTCGGCCAGCTCTAACGAGGGCTACTACCGCTACG gTCTGCAGTCCGGCTTCGTCACTCTCCCTCGTCTCTCCAGACTGGACAGAGAGTTTCCGGAGGGAAACATCCGGAAGAGCTCCTTAGCGGACAGCGGCGGCAGGGCCACTCCCACGCTCTCTGACTCCTTGACCGATTTCACCGACTTCACCTTCGACCTCGGACCCTCCCTAATGAGCGAGATCCTGAGTTTGATCGACAGTCCCAGGGGCCTATCGGGTGGCGGCCTGGAGGCCGAGGGAcgaggggatgaggaggaggagaaggaggaggaagaggaggatgaccGCTCCTCCTCCGTCCTGCAGATGACGCTGGAGAGCCCCCCCagctccctcacccccacctccaccagggggagctCCCGAACCTCCGTCTGGACGGAGCGAGGGGAGGCGTCGGCGGGCAGCGGCGGCGATCCCGCGAGAACGCCGCCAGACGCGTCCTGCCGCTCCCCTCAGGGGGCGGAGCCGGCCATGGAGGCGGAGCGTTTCCAGCGGGCGTCCAGTGTGCTGTCCCGCCACTACGGGGGCGGGTCCTTCAGTCACCGGGACGATGCCTCGCAGCCGCCCCACGGACTCCGTACCGCCGTGTCGTTCTCCGGACGCCGGACCTCGCCACGCGCCAGCGGCGAGGACGACGAGATTAAACTGTAG